In the Azospirillum humicireducens genome, GCTGGGCGCCTTCCGTACCGATCCCTCCACCCGCCGCGAATTCCTGACGATGATCGGCAATCCGTCCTCGCGCGGCGGCGAATGACCATCTCCCTCTCCCGCAATGGGAGGGGGCTTTACACCCATCGCAGCGCCTGCCAAGCTCCCGCCGCTGTTTTCCAGTGAGCGGTGCGGAGCATGGCGGCTAAGGTCACACCGGCGGTCAATGCGGCGAAGGCGGCGGGCGTCGGCTTCCGGCTGATGGAGTACGACTACGACCCGTCGGCCGACGCCATCGGCCTGCACGCCGCCGAATCGCTCGGGCTCGATCCCGCCATCGTCTACAAGACCCTGATCGTCCAGCTGGAGCCGAAGGCGCTGGCCTGCGCCGTCATTCCGGTCGCGGCGAAGTTGGATTTGAAGGCCATTGCAGCGGCGGCAAAGGCGAAGAAGGCCGATCTTGCCGACCCGGCGCTGGCGGAAAAGACCACAGGCTTCCTGGTCGGCGGCATCAGCCCGCTGGGCCAGAAGAAGGCCCTGCCGACCTTTATCGACGCGAGCGCCGAGGCGCTGCCGGAAATGGTGGTGAATGGCGGACGGCGCGGCCTTCAGATCGTGCTGGCTCCCGCCGATCTCGCCAAGGCGACGAATGCGGCGGTCTGCGCCATCGTGGCCCATTGATTGCCGCGCATCGGACGTTGCCCGCTGAACCCGGAACGCTGAACCCGAAAGGGCGGTGGTGACCCCGGCAGGACTCGAACCTGCTGCCTCAAGTTTAGGAAACTCGCGCTCTATCCTGATGAGCTACGGGGCCACTTGCGCCGCACCTTAACGGTTTCGCCGGGAAGGGGAAAGTGGCTTTTGGTGAGGGCAATCGCATTTGAAATCTAGAGTCCTATGAAGGGACTTCCGTCATCCCCGCCTTCGCGGGGATGACGGGTTTCCTTGGAAAGGAGCATGATCTTCATATGCGATTGCCCTGCTGTGAAATGCGCGCGGGGCATCCCGGCAGAAACGTCAGTTCGCTTCCCGCATGCGCGCCGCCGCCAGGGCAACCTGCTCCTCACGCTTGAGGCGACGCTTCTTCGTGTCGGCAAGCACGGCCTGCACGACAGGCTCCGGTGACGTATAGGGTGTGCCGCCCTTGAACGGGGGTTCCGGGTCGTATTCCATGGCGAGTTGGATTTTCATCGCCACCTCGTCGCCCGCAAGATCGCCGACGACCCGCAACGCCATGTCGATGCCGGAGGTCACGCCGCCCGCCGTATAGAGGTTGCCGTCCCTCGTCATGCGATCGTTCGAGACTGTGGCGCCGAATTGCGTCAGCAGGTCACGCGCCTGCCAATGTCCGCCGGCGCGGCGGCCTCGCAGCAGCCCCGCGGCACCGAGCAGCAGGGAACCGGTGCAGACACCAAACACATATTTGGCCGTCGCCGCCTGGTGCTGGACGAAAGCGATCCATGCCGGATCGAGCATCGCCGCATCGATACCGGTTCCTCCCGGCACGACGATGATGTCGCATGGCTTGGCGGTCTCGCGCGTGGCGCTGGGCAGCAGCCGCAGCCCGCGGTCCGTACGGACGGGATCCATGGTCGCCGCGACAAGATCGACCGTCCAGCCGGGCGTACGCGCCAACACTTCGAACGGACCGGTGATGTCGAGCTGCACCATGTCGGGCACGGTCACGATGTTGCAGTGCATCCCCTGCTTCGAGAGACTTGCCACTGCCCCATCATTTTCCGCGCCGCGCGCAAGACGACCGCCGCCGACGATCACGGAAACGGCTGCGGCAATGCCGAAAGTTTCCCGACGCGTGAAATCCATCGCAATCTCCTCTCATGTATTGACAGCGTCATTTCCTTTGGGAAATCTATGATTATGATTTGCAGACGATGGATATTCTGTCCATGCCAAACACAGACCAGAAAGTGCCAAGTCGACTGATCTTGATATTGGCATTTCCCGGCGTTCAGATCATCGACGTCGCCGGGCCGACCCAGGTGTTCACCACGGCGAACGAGGAAGGGGCGACACCGCCCTACGAGTTGCGGGTCGTCGCCTTCGCGGACGGGCCGGTCGAAACCGCGTCCGGGGTCGGGCTGGTCGCGACCGCGATCCCTGCCGTGGAGACGGTCGATACGGTCTTCGTGCCGGGCGGACCCGGCGTTCACGAGGTCCGTCGGGATCCCGGATTCATTGCCGCTCTCCAGGCCCTGCTTCGCCGCGCGGAGCGTATCTGCGCAGTGTGCACCGGGGCGTTCCTGCTGGCCGAAACCGGCGTTCTCGACAAGCGCAAGGCGGTCACGCATTGGCGCTCCTGCGAGCGCTTCGCTCGGGAATTCCCCTCGATCAGGGTCGACCCGGCCCCGTTGTTCATGAATGACGGGCCGATCTGGACGACGGCGGGCGTCACCGCCGGGATCGACCTGTCGCTGGAGCTGGTCCAGCGGGATCACGATCCTGCGCTCGCCGCGCGCATCGCGCGGCGGCTCGTCGTCTACATGAAGCGGCCGGGCGGACAAAAACAATACAGCGAACCGTTAGCACTGCAGATCGCCGACGCATCGCCTTACCGGGAGTTGACCCAGCGCATCGTCAGCAATCCCGTGGCGGACTGGACCGTGGAGAGGATGGCCGAAATCGCCGGTCAGTCATTGCGAACCTTCCATCGCCGCTTCCAGGCGGCGACGGGAGCAACTCCGGCCGAAGCCGTCGAAAAGGTCAGGTGCGAGCTGGCCCGGTCCCTCCTTCACACAACCGACCTCGGCTTCGGGCAAATCGCCGCACAGACCGGGTTCCATTCCGAGGTCGGCTTGCGGCGGGCGATGATCCGCCAATTCGGGATCGGACCGAACGAGATGCGCAAGCGCTTCGCCTGAAGCGGGAGAGTCGGTTCCGTCAGGTGTCACGCCAGGTCCGGGTTCACGGCCTGTTTCGGGCCGTCAGTCGGAATAGCGTTCCTCCAGCCACGGGTCGGCGTGATTGTTGTAGCCGCGGACCTCCCAATAGCCCTTGCGGTCGCCGGCCAGCAGCTCGATCCGCTTCACCCACTTGGCGCTCTTCCACAGATACAGCTTGGGCAGGATGATCCGCACCGGGCCGCCATGCTCGCGGCTGATCGGCTGGCCTTCCCAATTGGTGGCGAGCAGCACGCCGTCGTCGTCGAAGTCCGGCAGGGCGACGTTGGTGGTGTAGCCGTCGAAGGAATGGAAGACGACGAAGCGCGCCTCCGGCTTCGGCCGGGCCAGCTCCAGCAGGCGGCGGGCGCTGACGCCCTCCCACCGGTTGTCGTAGCGCGACCATGTGGTGACGCAGTGGATGTCGGAGACGAAGCTCTCCTGCGGCTGGGCCTGGAAATCCTGCCAGGTCCAGGACAGCGGGTTCTCCACCAGCCCGTCGACGCTCAGCGTCCAGTTGGCGGTCGTCACCTTCGGCGTGATGCCGAGGTCCAGCACCGGCCAGTCGGTCACCAGGCGCTGGCCGGGTGGCAGCCGGTCGCGCGCCGGATCGGCGGCATGGCCGGTCAGGGCGCGGCCGTCGCGCGCCCACCGCTCCTTGGTGGCGACCAGCTTGTCGCGGACGGCGCCCTCCTGCTCCACTTCCTGGCCGGGTTCCGGCCCGGTGATCCTGTCCGCGTCCTTGTCCGGTATGGCGGGTGTATCGCTCATGGCTCGTCCTCTTCTGCGTTTCCGGGGCGTCCGGCAGGGGTCCCGCTTAAAAAAGGAACAGACGGTCGGGTTGGCAAGCGGAAGCTGGAGACCTAACTTCCCGAAACCCGGCATATTGGAGCCACAGTTCCAGGCCAGGGTTCCGGCCGGCTGCTTTCCGCCGGCTCCGTTTTCCGCCGCCATTTCCGAGACCACCCGAGTGAATTGCCGATGATCCGGTCCGCAACGCCCGCCGCACCCTCCCCTGCACATGTCTGGGCACGCGCTTGGCGTTTGTTCCTGTCCGGCGGCCTTGCCGTCCTGCTGCTCGCGGCCCTGCTCGCCGGGGCTGGTCCGGCCGCTCTGGCCGCATCGCCTGCGCCTGCCGCCGCTCCGGCACCCGCCGGCGGCGCCGCTCCCGCGGCCCCGGTGGTGGTGGACGAGGCCACCGTGCAGCAGCTGGAGGCGCTGGTCGGCACGCTGGAGAACCAGGATGCCCGGTCGCAGCTGGTCACGCAGCTGCGCAACCTGATCACCGCCCAGCGCGGGCTGGCCCAGGCCAAGGAGGCGGAAGGCGAATCGGCGCTGCCGCAGACCATCGGCGCCCGGGCGCTGGCCTTCCTGGCGGCCCGCATGGACGTGGTCAGCCGCCAGCTGGTGCAGGTGGCCAACGTCTTCGCCGATCTGCCGGGGGCCCTGTCCTGGGTGCAGCGGCAGGTGCAGGACGACATGGCGCGCGAGCGCTGGGTGCAGATCGCCGTCCAGCTGGCGATGATCCTCGGCATCGGCGTCGTGGCCGCCCGCGGCATCGCCTGGCTGCTCGCCCGGCCGCGCCAGGCGCTGGCCGCCCGCCATGTCGGCTCCACCCTGCTGCGCATTCCGATGCTGCTCGGCCGCGCGGTGCTGGAGTTGGCGCCGATCGTCGGCTTCATCGTCGTTGCCTACACCATCCTGTCGGTGACCGAACCGGCGCCGCGCGTGCGGCTGGTGGCGCTGGCGGTGGTGAACGCCACGGTCATCACCCAGGCGCTGCTGATCCTGGTGCGGATGACCTTCGCTCCCGATGCCCCCAACCTGCGGATCGTTCAGACCAGCGACGTCGGGGCACGCCGCTGTTACGTCTGGTCCCGCCGTCTGGTCGCGGTCGCGGTCTACGGCTATTTCCTGGCGGAGGGCGCCTATGTGCTGGGCCTGCCGCTGGGCGCCTACGGCGCGCTGCTGAAGCTGCTGGGCGTGGTTCTCGCCGTCATGACCACCCTGCTGATCCTGCAGAACCGCGTCGCCGTGGCCGACTGGATGCGCGGCAACCCGCTGTCGGGCGACGGCGACCCGCTGGCCACCGCCCGGCGCGAGGCGGAAGGGCAGGGGGCGGTCCTGCGCACCGCACGCCGCCGCTTCGCCGAGATCTGGCATGTCCTCGCCATCCTCTATGTCGTGGTGACGCTGGGCGTCTGGGTGCTGAACGTCTATGGCGGCTTCGAGTATCTGGCCCGCGGCACCGCGGTGACGGTGGTGGCGGTGGTGGTGGCCCGGCTGCTGGTGGGCGGGCTGAACCGGGCGCTGCGCCGCGGCCTGACCATGAACCGCGATCTGGCCGGCAACCTGCCGCAGCTGCACCTGCGCGCCTTCCATTACCTTCCCATCGTCCAGCGCATCGGCAAGATCGTCATCTGGCTGGTCGCGCTGGGCGTCGCACTGAACGGCTGGGGCATCGACACGCTGGGGATGGTCGAGACGGCCGCCGGCCGCCGCATCGTCGGCAGCGTCATCTCCATCGGCCTGCTGCTTGCCGGCGCCATCGTCGCCTGGGAGGTGGTGAGCGCGCTGATCGAGCATCTGTTGCGTGCCACCGACAAGAACGGCACCCGCATCGAGCGCAGCGCCCGCATGCGCACCCTGCTGCCGCTGCTGCGCAACGCCTTCCTGATCCTGCTGGTGACGATGGTGTCGCTGATCACCCTGTCGGAGCTGGGCGTCAACATCGCGCCGCTGCTGG is a window encoding:
- the ybaK gene encoding Cys-tRNA(Pro) deacylase produces the protein MAAKVTPAVNAAKAAGVGFRLMEYDYDPSADAIGLHAAESLGLDPAIVYKTLIVQLEPKALACAVIPVAAKLDLKAIAAAAKAKKADLADPALAEKTTGFLVGGISPLGQKKALPTFIDASAEALPEMVVNGGRRGLQIVLAPADLAKATNAAVCAIVAH
- a CDS encoding DJ-1/PfpI family protein: MDFTRRETFGIAAAVSVIVGGGRLARGAENDGAVASLSKQGMHCNIVTVPDMVQLDITGPFEVLARTPGWTVDLVAATMDPVRTDRGLRLLPSATRETAKPCDIIVVPGGTGIDAAMLDPAWIAFVQHQAATAKYVFGVCTGSLLLGAAGLLRGRRAGGHWQARDLLTQFGATVSNDRMTRDGNLYTAGGVTSGIDMALRVVGDLAGDEVAMKIQLAMEYDPEPPFKGGTPYTSPEPVVQAVLADTKKRRLKREEQVALAAARMREAN
- a CDS encoding GlxA family transcriptional regulator, whose product is MDILSMPNTDQKVPSRLILILAFPGVQIIDVAGPTQVFTTANEEGATPPYELRVVAFADGPVETASGVGLVATAIPAVETVDTVFVPGGPGVHEVRRDPGFIAALQALLRRAERICAVCTGAFLLAETGVLDKRKAVTHWRSCERFAREFPSIRVDPAPLFMNDGPIWTTAGVTAGIDLSLELVQRDHDPALAARIARRLVVYMKRPGGQKQYSEPLALQIADASPYRELTQRIVSNPVADWTVERMAEIAGQSLRTFHRRFQAATGATPAEAVEKVRCELARSLLHTTDLGFGQIAAQTGFHSEVGLRRAMIRQFGIGPNEMRKRFA
- a CDS encoding sulfite oxidase-like oxidoreductase translates to MSDTPAIPDKDADRITGPEPGQEVEQEGAVRDKLVATKERWARDGRALTGHAADPARDRLPPGQRLVTDWPVLDLGITPKVTTANWTLSVDGLVENPLSWTWQDFQAQPQESFVSDIHCVTTWSRYDNRWEGVSARRLLELARPKPEARFVVFHSFDGYTTNVALPDFDDDGVLLATNWEGQPISREHGGPVRIILPKLYLWKSAKWVKRIELLAGDRKGYWEVRGYNNHADPWLEERYSD
- a CDS encoding mechanosensitive ion channel domain-containing protein — its product is MIRSATPAAPSPAHVWARAWRLFLSGGLAVLLLAALLAGAGPAALAASPAPAAAPAPAGGAAPAAPVVVDEATVQQLEALVGTLENQDARSQLVTQLRNLITAQRGLAQAKEAEGESALPQTIGARALAFLAARMDVVSRQLVQVANVFADLPGALSWVQRQVQDDMARERWVQIAVQLAMILGIGVVAARGIAWLLARPRQALAARHVGSTLLRIPMLLGRAVLELAPIVGFIVVAYTILSVTEPAPRVRLVALAVVNATVITQALLILVRMTFAPDAPNLRIVQTSDVGARRCYVWSRRLVAVAVYGYFLAEGAYVLGLPLGAYGALLKLLGVVLAVMTTLLILQNRVAVADWMRGNPLSGDGDPLATARREAEGQGAVLRTARRRFAEIWHVLAILYVVVTLGVWVLNVYGGFEYLARGTAVTVVAVVVARLLVGGLNRALRRGLTMNRDLAGNLPQLHLRAFHYLPIVQRIGKIVIWLVALGVALNGWGIDTLGMVETAAGRRIVGSVISIGLLLAGAIVAWEVVSALIEHLLRATDKNGTRIERSARMRTLLPLLRNAFLILLVTMVSLITLSELGVNIAPLLAGAGVVGLAIGFGSQTLVKDIITGLFILFEDTVSVGDVVDVGGGHSGTVEAISIRSIRLRDGAGAVHSVPFSAVTTVKNMSKDFSVTLFTVTVSNREDPDRVITVLKETGAEVQAQPQFAADILTPLEVLGVDKLSDTGINILAQFKTRPTRQWGVSREFNRLLKKKFDELGIAMPTQSMQLVVGQNPQDRALADALSQGS